The Thermoanaerobaculia bacterium region GGGATGCGCCCGCGCCACGGTTCGCGAGCCGAGAAACAGGTGCGCCTGATCCTGGGCATGCGTCCCGATTTCGCGCCGCGCCACCGGCGTCGCGGAGGGGCTCGCCGGCACCGGGCGCGCGTCGCTCCCACCCGCCTGCCCGCCCACCGCCACATCGCCGAAGAGCTCGCCGACCCGCGCTTCGACCTGCGCCTCGTCGATCTCCCCGGCCACGGAGAGATGGGCGCCCCAGTTCAATGCCGCGGCGTGGAACTCGCGGCAGTGCTCTTGGCCGAGACGAGCGAGGCTCGCCGGGTCGCCCTGCAGCGGCCGGCCACGCGGATGGGGCGCATAGACCTGTTCGGCGAAAGCCCGCGCGGTCATGAGGTCGGCCTGATCGGCCTGAGCCTCGAGCTCGGCTGCCGCCTGACGTGCCAGCCAGCGCAGCCGGTCCTCGGGAAAGACCGACTCGAAGGCGAGCTCGGCGACCCATTCGAGTGCCAGCTGCCAGTCCACCGCCAGGGCGTCGAGCGCGAGGCCGTGGGTCTCGTACCCGCCGAAGCTCGAGAGGATCATGCCGCGGCCCTCGGCCTCGGCGGCGATCTCGTCCCAGGAGCGCCGGCGCGTGCCCTCGGTGAGAAGCCTGCCGGTGAGCAGCGCCTGTCCGGGGACCCTCTCGCAGCGCGCGCCGCCCACGAGAAGGAGTCGCACGGCGACGACCGGCGCGCCCTCGGTGCGGCGCAGACGGGCCTTCATTCGTCCTCCGGCAGGGAGAGGCCGAGTACCGATCCGGCCTGCGGGTCGAGGTAGCGCCGCGCCAGGCGCTGCAGCTCGTCGGCGTCGCATTCGAGCGCCCGGCGGACGAGCTTCTCCGGCTGAAGGAGATCGCCGTGCGCGAGCGCCAGCGCCGCGGTGATCGCCTGCTGATGGATGCGCTCCTGCTGAAACACCCAATCGGCGAGGAGAATCTGCTTGCCGCGTTCGAGCTCGACGTCGCCGATGAGGCGATCGCGCAGGAGGGCGAGCTCGCCCTCGAGCCGGCGCTCGACCTCCGCGGCGTCGCCGCCCGGGAGAAGCTCGAAGGAACAGGCGAGGTGCGCGGCGACTTCGGCCTCGGCGAGCCCGCTCGTCGCGGCGAGGCAGAGCTGCCCGACATCCACGAAGGCGCGATGCAGGCGGCTGGTGCGGCCGCCCCCCAGGATCGTCGCCAGCAGGCGGAGGCCCGCATGATCGGGGTGCTCGGGCGCAGGAGCCGGCAGCGCGAGCAGGAGCCGCGCGACCTCGCCGTGCCGCCGCTCGAGCCGGCGCGCGCCGCCGAGCGCCGGAGCGCCGGCGACCTCCGGGCGCGCCATCGCCGCCGGCGGCAGATCCCCGAACGCCTCCTCGACCCTGGCCGAGCTCTCCGGGCCGAGGTCTCCGGCCACGACGAGCAGGGCGTTCGCGGGGCGATAGAACCGGTCGTGGAATGCGGCGAGACTCTCGCGGTCGATGCCCGCGAGGTCGGCCTCGGTACCGAGCACCGGCGTCCCGTAGGGGTGGCCCGGGAAGAGCTCCGCCTGCACCGCGAGCTCGAGCGCGTCCCAGGGCTCGTCGCGGTACATCGCGAGCTCTTCGAGGATCACCTGGCGCTCGCTCGCCACCTCTGCCGCGTCGAGGGAGAGCGCGGTCATCCGGTCGCGTTCGATGGCGAGCGCCTCGTGCCAGCGATCGGCCGAGAAGGAGAAGTAGTAGGCGGTGAGATCGTGGCTGGTGAAGGCGTTGTTGTTGCCGCCCAGTGCCTGGGTCCGGCGATCGATCTCGCCCGGGCCGTAGCGCGCCGAGCCCTTGAACATCATGTGCTCGAGAAAGTGCGCACTGCCGCTCTCGCCGGCGGCCTCGTCGCGTC contains the following coding sequences:
- a CDS encoding insulinase family protein, yielding MRGFAGSGRVEQWRLASGLDVCLIANRQAPIVTTVLLYRVGGRDEAAGESGSAHFLEHMMFKGSARYGPGEIDRRTQALGGNNNAFTSHDLTAYYFSFSADRWHEALAIERDRMTALSLDAAEVASERQVILEELAMYRDEPWDALELAVQAELFPGHPYGTPVLGTEADLAGIDRESLAAFHDRFYRPANALLVVAGDLGPESSARVEEAFGDLPPAAMARPEVAGAPALGGARRLERRHGEVARLLLALPAPAPEHPDHAGLRLLATILGGGRTSRLHRAFVDVGQLCLAATSGLAEAEVAAHLACSFELLPGGDAAEVERRLEGELALLRDRLIGDVELERGKQILLADWVFQQERIHQQAITAALALAHGDLLQPEKLVRRALECDADELQRLARRYLDPQAGSVLGLSLPEDE
- a CDS encoding insulinase family protein; its protein translation is MKARLRRTEGAPVVAVRLLLVGGARCERVPGQALLTGRLLTEGTRRRSWDEIAAEAEGRGMILSSFGGYETHGLALDALAVDWQLALEWVAELAFESVFPEDRLRWLARQAAAELEAQADQADLMTARAFAEQVYAPHPRGRPLQGDPASLARLGQEHCREFHAAALNWGAHLSVAGEIDEAQVEARVGELFGDVAVGGQAGGSDARPVPASPSATPVARREIGTHAQDQAHLFLGSRTVARAHPDYPALEVAAVLLGTGSGLTGRIPQRIREREGLAYSATADTVAGAGIDEGRLVCYVGTAPETLDQAEASVRDELARFLAEPIPAEELESARSYLLGREPFRRETARQWADLLAVAALLDLPLDDPDWHAGKIAALTAEEVAAAARRWIDPERLLVTRGLPTSRESARRT